The DNA region AAACAGAAATAAAGCAGGTTAGTGCGATTAAAATACGGAGCATATTTTTTTGTTTAAGATATAAACGTTCTTGTTATCATTTATTGTGCCGAAAATACGATGCTTAAAATTATTATGCTAATTTTTTGTGGTCGATACCCACTCGCGTTTACTGATTTTTATCATGGTTTGATATTGTAAAATTCCGTACATTTATAAGTATATCAGTTTTTTATAGTGTTGTTTTAAAGCGTCGTGGTTTTACGTCGTCTTTTTGGAGTGAGCTGAATTTTAAAATTTAAGGATATGAAACGCGTATTGTTGCCTACCGATTTTTCTGAAAATTCAGTAAGTGCCATTAATTATGCTATGGCCTTGTTGAAGTCGGAAAGTTGTGAGTTTTATATTTTGAACGTGCAAAAAGCATCTTCGTATATCACTGACGATATGATGATTGTTAGTCCCTCCTCAACCGTTTATAAAACACTGATTGAATCGGCAAAGAAATCTGTTGACAATTTGATTTCCGATTTAAAGACTAATTTTTCAAATCCGAATCATAGTTTCAACGGTCTGGTGGATTACGACAATTTTGCTGATGCCATCAATCAAGTTTCAGATACAAATGATATTGACTTTATTATTATGGGTACCAAAGGGACTTCGGGAATCGAAAAAATGATTTTTGGAAGTAACACCGTTCGTGTTATGCAGCATTGTGATGTTCCGGTTTTGGCCATTCCCAAGCATTGCAGTTATTCCTCATTAAACAGTTTGGCTTTTCTCATCAATAATCTAAAGGCGTTGCAACCTAAAAGTCTTAAGGTTTTAAACTATTTACTTGAAAAAAACGATGCGAAATTGAAATTGTTGAGCACGGGGACCTTATCAGAACAAGAAGCGCTCCAAACACTTGCTTCCAATTTTATTAAAAGCCATTTTCCTCTGGCTGAGCATGAATTTTTGGCAGCTAGTGGCAATAATTTATATGAGGTTGTTCACGATTATATTGAAACCCATTCCGTAAAATTACTATGTATTGTTAGTAAGCACCATTCATTTTTAGAGCAACTGTTTTCTAATGAACCCATTGAGAATTTGGCTTTTAAAATGAATCTTCCTTTTTTGGTGATGCATAACGAAGATTGATATTTTAAGTGAACACATGTAACATTTTTGTTTTTTAAACGTCATATTAATGTCAATCAAAAAAATGTATAAAAATCATGAGAGAAGATAATCAACTAATAGTCATTACCCATTTAAGCCAGCTGATAACTTTGGTTATTGGTTTTGGTAGTTTGCTTTTGCCCTTGGTGTTTTGGTTAACCCAAAAAGACAAAGTTTACCAAATGGATGCCCACGGAAAGAATATCATCAATTTTCAACTCAGTTTAATAGTGTATTGCATTATTTGCGTACCCCTAATTTTACTGTTCGGTTTAGGGCTGTTGGGCTTTTTGATTTTAGGACTGGTAGCCATTATTTTTCCGATAATAAATGCCATAAAAGCCAGTAAGGGCGAAATACCCACATACCCATTATCCTTTAATTTTATTAGTTAGTGTATGTTCTTGAATAAGGACAGATTTTTGGATAGTAAAAAAAAACGCTCACTTTTTAAGTGAGCGTTTTTTGGTTTTGTTGCCGAAGCAACGGTTTATTTAGCTTAGTTTAGTGGTTTAGTATTTAATTGTTGAGCATAACGGGCATAACCAGCATGGTAACCTGTTCGCCTTCGTCCAAGCCGTCAACAGGGGTTAAAATACCAGCTCTGTTGGGCATGCTCATTTCCAATTGTACATCGTCGGCGTTAAGGTTGTTCAGCATTTCGGTTAAAAAACGCGAGTTGAACCCTATTTGCATGTCGTCGCCTTGGTAGTCGCAAGTTAAGCGTTCTTCGGCTTTGTTGCTGTAATCTAAATCTTCGGCTGAAATATTTAATTCGGCACCGGCAATTTTTAATCGTATTTGGTGTGTGGTTTTGTTTGAGAAAATACTAACACGCTTAACCGAATTTAAAAATTGATTTCTGCCAATTACCAATTTATTTGGGTTTTCCTTTGGAATTACCGCTTCGTAATTGGGGTATTTCCCATCAATCAATCGACAAATCAATTCAGAATTTTCAAAAGTAAACTTTGCGTTAGAGTCGTTGTACTCAATCGTTACATCATCTTCGCTAGCTGCCAAAATGCCTTTTAAAAGATTCAAAGGTTTTTTGGGCATGATAAATTCGGCAACTTGGTTGGCCTTAACATCAGCTCGTGTATATTTCACTAATTTATGGGCATCGGTAGCCACAAAAGTTAATCCTTCGGTTGAAAATTGAAAAAATACGCCGCTCATTACGGGACGTAAATCGTCGTTTCCGGCAGCAAAAATAGTTTTGCTAATGGCCGTGGCCAAAATATCGCCCGTTACAACAGTTTTACTCGGATCCTCAAGCGCTACAGCTTTTGGGAATTCGTTACCGTCGGCATAAGCCAAGGCATATTTACCGTGGTTGGAACTGATTTCAACGGTATTGTTTTCTTCCACAACAAAAGTTAAAGGTTGCTCTGGGAATGTTTTTAAAGTATCGAGCAATAAACGTGCAGGAATAGCCACGCTACCTTCGCTATCGCTTTCCACATCAAGGGTAGAAGCCATGGTGGTTTCTAAATCGCTAGCAGAAACCGTTAATTGATTACCGTTTAATTCAAAAAGAAAATTGTCTAAAATGGGTAAGGTATTCGAGCTGTTTATTACGCCTCCTAATATTTGTAATTGCTTTAATAAATAAGTACTGGATACTATAAATTTCATCTGAGGATTTAATGTTTTCAATGGTTAAGCGAAACAAATAGTGCGGCATCGTCATTTTTTTATTGATGCCCAATAATTTCTTCCGATTAACGATTAATTAAAATTGAAATTATGTTACGTACAAATATATTCGAAACCTTATTGATTTCGAAACAAACTTATTAACATTTAAGCGCTGTATTTTTTCTTTCTAAAGTAGTTGAAGCCAAGCCCGAAAAGACTTAATAAAACCAGCGGAAGTACAATGTTTACTAGCTGCCACATGGTTTTTTGGTCTGCAATTTTTTGTTGGTTTAAAAAGGCTACGGCAATTTCCTTCGAACGAATGTTTATAAGTCCGTTGTCGTCCAAAAGGTAGTTTACGGCATTCAGCAAAAATTCTTTGTTGCCATACGTTTGTCCCGTCCAACGGTCAAATCCCAATTCTTGTGGCACATTTCTAACCACATCGTTCTTTATAAGGTCGCCATCTGCAATCACAATCATTTTCGTAGGGGCGCTTATATTTTTTACTTCGGAAAGTTGAAAGGGTTTGATGCGGTTTTCATAAACGGAATGGAATTCGCCCTCCAAAAGAACGGCCAAAGATTGGTTGCCTTGGTTGAAACGTTCGGGGTCTTGGGCTTTGGTGACAATATCCAAATTTACTTCGCGTGGCGTGCCCTCAAGGGTTGAAACGGGAGCCGACTCTAAAAGAATCGTCTTTTCAACATTGTTTTTTAAGGTGTCAATTTGATTTGCAAAATCGAATTTCACCAAATTTAGATTGTTAACAATAGGGTGGTTGTTGTAACTTCCGGCCAACGGTGAATAAGGCCACTTTAAATGTTGGAACTGCGATTCGCTGCCGCTCCCCATCGCGACGGTAATGGGGGCGGAAAATAGAGAGCTAACCATCACGGGATTGATGCGCACACCGTATTTAAAGAAAAAATCGGTGAGGTTTAGGTCGCGGGCCACGGCATAGTTTTTTCCGCTGGCATTGTAAAGGCTGTCTTTTTCCATTACAACGGCATCGATCAGCCAAAGGCTTTTTCCGCCGTTCATGGTATATTGGTCCAAAACCAGTTTTTCTTCTTCGGTAAAAGCTTCGGTGGGCTTGGCAGAAATCACCAAATCGAAAGCCTCAATATCCTTTAGTGTTTTCTGTGGATTACTGGCAACGCTATCCAAGGTAAAAGGCGCGATAAAATAATATTCGCCCAGTTTTTTGGCAAAATCGGCAATGTATTTGTCTTCCAACTGTTCGTTACCTTTTAAAATGGCAATTTTTCTGCGTTTGGGTTTTGTGAGCTTGCTAAAGCCATCGGCAAAAGCATATTCTAAATGCTGAACCGAGTTACTCACCAATTCCTGTTGCGAGGCGCCAATTTTATTTTTTACCAAAGGAATGGTTACGGTTTGCTCGTTATAACTGGCCAAGGCCCACGGAAAAATAACGGCTTGGCTCGATTTTCCGCTTTCCTGAACACTGAGTTGCATGGGCGTTAAGCCACGCTGGGTAAGCTGTTGTATGTTGCGTTCGCGCGTGGTTTCATCTTCCAACGGGTTGATGAAACTAAAAACAATATTGCTGTTTTTAGCTTGAAATTCTTCGAGAAGTTGTTGCGTTTCGTTCTGCAATCTTCTAAATTCAGAAGGGAAATCGTTTCCTTCCAAAAATACATCCACTACAATGGGCGAGTCGATATCTTCAATAATGTCGATGGCCGATTCGCTTAGCGTGTAACGTTTGTCGGCCGTTAAATCAAAACGTTTGTAAAGTTTGCTGCTCAGCAGGTTGATAGCTGCCAAAGCCACAATAAGCAAGGCGATATGTTTTGTTAATTTATTCAAAAGTTCTTTCTAATTGGTATAATCTAACGCTTTCAACGTTGTTATTTTCAAATTGCAACTCGATGCATTCCTGCATATTATTGAACGCCCCTGGTTTTAGTCCTAAATTGTAATTCCACTTATTGGACGAGTTGGCTTTTAGCGCATCATCCCATCCGTACCATTCGCTTTCTCCCAATAATTGGGTTACCTCTGTTTTGTTTTTCCCAATAAATATACTGTCGTTTAAAATCTCACGGCTCATTTCGTAACGCAGGGCAGGACTTTCTTTCCAAGCTTTAGCATTAAAGTGTTTTTGATGGTGGTAACTGCTAAAAATGTTCAGTAACGGGTAAAACACATAAAAATAAACCAATGGCGCCAACACCAAACTCACTAAAAAAGTAAGCCATTTTCTATGGTCAACAGTATTCATAAATAACCAAACCAAAATGAAAACGATGGCCAATAAAATAACAAAGCTTCCTGTTATAATCATTTGCGCTCGGTGTTTAATTTTAGCTTGGTTAACATTAAAAAGAAAAGTGTGATGCTTAAAAAATATACAATATCGCGCGTATCTAAAACACCGCGGCTCATGCTTTTGTAATGGGCATTCATCCCCAATTGCTCAATAAAGTTGCTTGAGGTGAAATCGGCCACGCCTTCCATTCCGATATAAAAGATGAAACAGATGAAAACGGCCAAAATGAATGCGACAATCTGGTTATCGGACAAGGTGGAAGTAAACACGCCAATACTGGTGTAGGCGGCCACTAGAAATAGGAGTCCGAAATAAGAACCAATGGTACTGCCCATGTCCAAATTTCCAACGGGATTGCCCAATTGGTAAACCGTGTAAACATAGAGTAGGGTGGGCATTAATGCGATAATTATTAAAATGAAAGCTCCAAAATATTTCCCAAGCACCATGTGGAAAACCGAAATGGGTTTGGTAAGCAATAGCTCTAAAGTGCCTTGTTTTTTTTCATCGGAAAAGCAGCGCATGGTCACGGCCGGGATTAAAAACAATAGAATCCACGGACTCAATAAAAAGAACGCCGACAAATCGGCGAAGCCATAATTTAGTATGTTAAATTCTCCTTTAAACAACCAAAGAAACAAACCGTTCAGTACCAAAAAAATGGCAATAACCAAATAACCAATGGGCGATGCAAAAAACGAGTTGATTTCTTTTTTAAGTATGGCGAACATTTAATTTATTTGGTTTCAGGTTTCAGGTTTCAGGTTTCAGGTTTCAGGTTTCAGGTTTCAGGTTGTTTTGTTTTAGTCTAATGTTTCCAATTTATCGGCACTCCAAGCTTCTGGCCTTATGCTGAAAAGCGGTTTTATTTTGCCCCAAACCCGTTTGAATAGTTCTGATTTTTTATAGTTGTTCAAAGCTTCTTCAGATTCCCAATAACTGTAAGTAAAAAAAATAGTGGGGTTGGTTTTGTCTCTGTAAAGTTCTAAAAAGGTACAGCCTTCAAAAGCCCTGATTTCTCTTTTGGTGTTTTCAAAATTATCGAGAAATATTTCAATATTTTGTTTGTAAAACCCCATTTTTACTATTCTAACTAGCATAATTTTTTTTTATTTAATAATCGGCAGCTTTTGTGATGTTTTGTATGGCTTCCACGCCCTGCGGAACAACCGGGTCGGGCATAAAACTAACGCTTACGGCATCCATAGGTTTAAGCCCCAAAAGGCTAGAGGCACTGCCAACAGTACTGTTGTTGCTTTTGTAAAGCGCTATTTCCAAAAAACCTCCAGAGTTGAACACCACTAGTTTGCGGCCTTCGTCGTGGCGTTTGTTTTCTGGAATTTCAAAGTTTACAATACCGCTATATTTATCGTATATTTTTTTAAAGCGATAATTGCGGGCCAAAATTTCAAAATTCCTGCCTTTTTGTATGGTTTCGAAAAAGTTCTTTTTAATATTGGTAATCACGTTGCCGTAGTTGTCCACATAAATAACACTGCCAATAATTTGCGTTTTGGTATCGTTCACATAGGGCACTATGTTCTTTATGGGCTTTATGTTATCAATAGCCTTACCAATAACCTCTAATGTACCTCCGCGGGCAATGTGGCAGGCCACTTTTACAAACACATCCAGCACCGGAAAACTAGTTTGTACCCGATCGTGAATATTGATTTCAACAATTTTTTGAGGCGCTATTTCAGAGCAGATCATACTCATTATCCCGTTGTTGGCGCACACAAAATAATGGTCGTCCAGTTTTATGGCAATGTGTTTGTTTTCTGGATTCAGTTCCGAATCGATTCCGATAATATGGATAGTGCCTTTTGGGAAACTACCATAGGCATTTTGAATGATGTAAGCCGCTTCGGGAATGTTAAACGGCGATACGGCATGCGAGATATCAACAATTTTGGCATCGGGCAACTCACTGTAAATAGCGCCTTTGGTTGCAGCAGCAAAGTGGTCTTTTTGTCCGAAATCGGTAGTTAATGTTATGATTGCCATAGGCAAATTGTTGATATGTTTTTCGTAAAACCTTTCCCAAATTTATGTATTTTTGGGTTATAGTTAAAAGTTACACAAAACTAAGAAATCATTTTTGTCCGTTAGCACAAAATGAAGCTATTTAATGAACAGAATTATTAAAATAATTTTAAGCCTTTGAACGAAATTATTCTTGAACTTGAAGAGATTACTCCGAAAGAATTTTTTGGAGCCCAAAATGCCAACATCGAACTTTTAAAAAAGTACTTTCCCAAATTAAAAATAGTAGCGCGCGGCAATAAAATTAAAGCCTTTGGAGATGAAGAGTTGCTGGAGGAATTTGACCGCCGAATGACTATGCTTTTTAAGCACTACGGTAAATACAATAAAATAGACGAAAATACCATAGAGCGCGTATTAACAAGCCAAAGCAGTGATGATTACAGTACATCCGAAAAAAGTGGCGAAGTCATTGTTCATGGCGTTGGTGGTCGATTGATAAAAGCACAAACGGCCAACCAACGCAAGCTGGTAGAATCTATCAGGAAGAACGATATGGTTTTTGCCATTGGCCCAGCCGGTACGGGAAAGACATACACGGGAGTGGCATTGGCAGTTCAAGCCTTAAAAAATAAAGAAGTAAAGCGTATTATTTTAACACGTCCAGCAGTAGAGGCGGGTGAGAATTTAGGTTTTCTTCCGGGCGATTTAAAGGAAAAACTGGATCCGTACATGCAACCGCTTTACGATGCCTTGCGTGATATGATTGCTCCCGAAAAATTGGCGCACTATATTGAAAACGGTACCATACAAATAGCGCCCTTGGCTTTTATGCGTGGACGTACACTCGATAATGCATTTGTTATTCTTGATGAAGGACAAAACACCACTCATGCGCAAATGAAGATGTTTTTAACGCGTATGGGTAAAAATGCCAAATTCTTGCTAACGGGCGATCCAGGACAAATTGATTTACCGCGTCGTACCATTTCAGGTTTAAAAGAAGCGCTTTTAATCCTTAAAAATGTAGAAGGCGTGGGCATGATATTTTTAGACGATAAAGATGTTATTCGTCACTCACTCGTTAAAAAGGTTATCGAAGCCTACAAAAGTATAGAAAATAGAGATTAATTTTTATTAGAAGCTAATCCCGCTTTCCGCTATATCTTTTTTGCTTTTAAGGGCAAAAAAGGATGCCGCTTCAATCGGGGCTAAAACAGTTTATAGTCTTAATTTAGCAGATTAAAAATTTTCAAAATTCAATTAAAAAAAAATGAGCAATACCATAATAGATACCAATTTTAATTTCCCAAAGCAGAAAAATGTTTACAAAGGAAAAGTTAGGGAAGTTTATAATATAAACGACGAGCAATTGGTCATGATAGCCACCGATAGGCTATCGGCCTTCGATGTTGTGATGCCTAAAGGTATTCCGTACAAAGGACAAATATTAAACCAAATTGCCACCAAAATGATGGCTGCTACCGAAGATTTGGTGCCCAATTGGCTCACCGCAACTCCAGACCCGAATGTAGCCGTAGGGCATTTGTGTGAACCGTTTAAGGTAGAAATGGTTATTCGTGGTTACATGAGTGGCCATGCGGCACGCGAATATAAAGCGGGTAAACGTTTGCTTTGCGGGGTGCCCATGCCAGAAGGGATGAAAGAAAATGATGCGTTTCCCGAACCTATAATAACCCCGGCCACTAAAGCAGAAATGGGCGACCACGACGAGGACATTTCTAGGGAAGACATTTTAAAACGTGGTATTGTTTCAGAAGAAGATTATTTGGTTTTGGAAGATTACACGCGTAAACTGTTTCAAAGAGGAACTGAAATAGCCGCATCACGCGGATTGATTTTGGTGGATACCAAGTATGAATTTGGAAAAACTAAGGATGGAAAAATCGTGTTGATTGATGAGATCCACACACCGGATTCCTCACGTTATTTTTATGCCGAAGGCTATGAGGAACGTCAAGAAAAAGGCGAACCGCAAAAACAGCTTTCAAAAGAGTTTGTTCGCCAATGGCTAATCAGTAATAATTTTCAGGGTTTGGAAGGACAAACCGTCCCTCACATGAGCGACGAATACATCCAATCGGTTTCAGACCGTTATATCGAACTTTACGAAAACATTACGGGCGAAACTTTTGTAAAAGCCGATGTTTCAGATATCCAAAGTAGGATAGAAGCTAATGTTTTGGAGTATTTGAAGTAGAGGAAGATGAACTTCTCTCGTGTGTTGGTATTCATAGTAAAAAAGGTGCATGATTTAAATTAAGCACCTTTTTTACTAACGAAAATATTAGGAATTAATTATAATAGATACCATTTTCCATTTACATAGATAATGTGAATTATGCCAGCACCTGATAAAGAAGTAGGGGTTGTAATGTTTAAAGAGGGATTGGCTTGAAGAGTTTTTCCATTAGGATCAAGTATTGTTCCGTTTACATGATGTATACATATATTTTGCCCTTCTGAAGGTGATGCTGGTAGTGATACTGTTGATGTACCTGGTACAGTAGCAATTTGGTTTTCGGTAGTTAATGTCGTATCTGAGTTTACTACTGTAGCTACCCATACTGGACCACCACCAGAAGGTAAATCAATCCAGGCATAGTTTCCACTACCATCGGTTTTTAAAACCTGTCCGTCGTTTCCACCGGTTGGCAGTTCAATTTCGTTGGTCACAGAGCCATCCACCTCAGCAGTTAAATATCCATTATTCGCTACGAAAGCATCTACTTGCGTTTCGTTCAGTTGTGTGTCTGTATCTGTGGTTTGGTCAATCCAGGCATAGTTTCCACTACCATCGGTTTTTAAAACCTGTCCGTCGTTTCCACCGGTTGGCAGTTCAATTTCGTTGGTCACAGAGCCATCCACCTCAGCAGTTAAATATCCATTATTCGCTACGAAAGCATCTACTTGCGTTTCGTTCAGTTGTGTGTCTGTATCTGTGGTTTGGTCAATCCAGGCATAGTTTCCACTACCATCGGTTTTTAAAACCTGTCCGTCGTTTCCACCGGTTGGCAGTTCAATTTCGTTGGTCACAGAGCCATCCACCTCAGCAGTTAAATATCCATTATTCGCTACGAAAGCATCTACTTGCGTTTCGTTCAGTTGTGTGTCTGTATCTGTGGTTTGGTCAATCCAGGCATAGTTTCCACTACCATCGGTTTTTAAAACCTGTCCGTCGTTTCCACCGGTTGGCAGTTCAATTTCGTTGGTCACAGAGCCATCCACCTCAGCAGTTAAATATCCATTATTCGCTACGAAAGCATCTACTTGCGTTTCGTTCAGTTGTGTGTCTGTATCTGTGGTTTGGTCAATCCAGGCATAGTTTCCACTACCATCGGTTTTTAAAACCTGTCCGTCGTTTCCACCGGTTGGCAGTTCAATTTCGTTGGTCACAGAGCCATCTACTTCAGCAGTTAAATATCCATTATTCGCTACGAAAGCATCTACTTGCGTTTCGTTCAGTTGTGTGTCGGTATCTGTGGTTTGGTCAATCCAGGCATAGTTTCCACTACCATCGGTTTTTAAAACCTGCCCGTCGTTTCCACCGGTTGGCAGTTCAATTTCGTTGGTTACAGAGCCATCTACTTCAGCAGAAAGTTTATTGTTCCAGTTAATGATGTCTGTGCTTGTAATACCCTCAGCCGCCGAAGCTGTGAAAGTAGGATCGGTTTCATTAATACCACCAGAAATGCTCTCGGCCGTTTTGGCATGCAGCGCGTAGGGTACACTCATTAGTTGGCTAGTGCCAGTAATAGTGTAAGTGTTTCCTCCGTTAGGATCAATTTCAGTTTTTATAAAATACGTGTCGTTGCCCCATTCAATAGTGTTAAAAGCCCCGCTAACTAAATTTCCGGTACCAATTTCTAGGTTGATAAGGCCATTAGCGTTGCTGGTAGAATTTTGTGTTTCAACATAAACGGGCGTGCCATTGGCCGTACCTTGCAAAATACTTATTTGTACACCCACCGATTGGTTGGACAAGATAGTGTTGCTCGAATTTCTAACAATGGCTTGGTAGCTTAATTTTTCGGGAGATTGTGCGTTTAAGCTTAGTGTGAGGGCAAAGAAAAAAGCGGTTAAAAATTGTAATGGTTTGTTCATGGTAGGTTAATTTTTGATGATTTTAAAAGATTTTGTGGTTTGGTTATTTTGTATTTTTAAAATATAGGAAGCGGTTGGCAGGTCGTTGACAAGAATTTTTGTCGAGCTTCCATTTACGCGTCCTTTTCGTACTATTTGTCCCGATGTATTAAATAGTTGGTAATCCATAGGGGCTTCCTCGATTCCGTTTATGTTAACATTAAGAATCGATGTGGTTGGGTTTGGATAGGTTGTAATTTCAAAATTGGTTTGTAGATCAATAATGCTCAGGTTAGCATCGTCGAAGGCAAATTGAATGCCTTGTATGGCCGAGCCATCTTCGCTAGAGTTGTTTACATGAATCATTTGACCTACGGAGTAGCTGATACTGCCTCCGCTGCCGGTAGCATTATTTCCAGAGGCAACCATTGTCTGCTGGGCATCCATTTGGTTAGCTGCCAATCCAAAAAAGGCCGTCGCTAAAGCCAGTTTTAGGGCTTTTTTTCTTTGCTGTTTCATTAAAGGTTGGATTTGAGGTTATTAAATAAGTTGTCGATAAAGTGTTTTAAAAGTCCGTTCAAATGTAATGTTTTTATTTTAATAAAAACAAATCCTACAAAAAAAATAATTTTTTTAAGGTTACTATACCTTAAATTTTGGTTTTAGTACTGGGGGGGTATTATCAGTGTTTAGAAGGAGGCGTAAGCTGTTTTTTTAAGTGGCTACTTTTCTAATTAGTATTTCTATAATTCCTTCAATTTTATATTTCTAAACTCCACTTTCATTGGAGGGCCAGTGTGTACTTGTACTCCAATAAAACCAGAGTTTGAGCGATTTATTGGGTCGTTGTCGGTAACATCACTCATGAGTATGCCGTTAACAAAATGTTTCAGTCGGTTTCCTTTTGCGATGATGTGAAAAGTATTCCAATCATAGGTTTTGATATGTTTTGCCAAATCATCGGCACTGCCCAATGATTCAGCAACATCCAAACTTTGCCATCTGTTGTTTTTTACATTTAATCTCAGTGAGTCCGGGCTTTGGTTTTTGGGTTGTGGGTTTACAGTGGTTTTTTCACCACGACTGGCCAATGTGGTTCTTCCGCGTTCTTCATAGTTCATTCCAGTATATCTCATTCGGCCATCCATATCGCCTTGGTAGCCTTTTAAAGCAAATGGGAGTGAATCAATCATGGTACTTCTGTAGTTGATACCACTATTGCCTTTGTCAGAAATTTTAAAATCCAATTTCAGTTCAAAATCTGAAGGTTTACCACCTTGCCAAATAATAAAGGTATTTCTTTTAAGCAATGTTTCTGGGGTGACTTCGCCAACCAGATTGCCGTTTTTTACACTCCAATAGGTGAGGTCACCATTCCAATTTTCAAGGTTCTTTCCGTTGAAAATACTAACAAAACCTTCTGAGTCTGTTTTTGAACTGTTTTTACAGTTATATAAAGAAATAAAAGTTAAACAAATAAATAGTAATCGGTATACAGTATGGCTGTTCTGAAGCATGTCTTTTCGGAATTTAATTGATGAAATATGTTTACAAAACTATAAATCTAATGAAAATATACTTTGGCAGGCCAGAATGTTGAAAACAAAAAAGC from Tamlana crocina includes:
- a CDS encoding DUF4870 domain-containing protein; protein product: MREDNQLIVITHLSQLITLVIGFGSLLLPLVFWLTQKDKVYQMDAHGKNIINFQLSLIVYCIICVPLILLFGLGLLGFLILGLVAIIFPIINAIKASKGEIPTYPLSFNFIS
- the dnaN gene encoding DNA polymerase III subunit beta, coding for MKFIVSSTYLLKQLQILGGVINSSNTLPILDNFLFELNGNQLTVSASDLETTMASTLDVESDSEGSVAIPARLLLDTLKTFPEQPLTFVVEENNTVEISSNHGKYALAYADGNEFPKAVALEDPSKTVVTGDILATAISKTIFAAGNDDLRPVMSGVFFQFSTEGLTFVATDAHKLVKYTRADVKANQVAEFIMPKKPLNLLKGILAASEDDVTIEYNDSNAKFTFENSELICRLIDGKYPNYEAVIPKENPNKLVIGRNQFLNSVKRVSIFSNKTTHQIRLKIAGAELNISAEDLDYSNKAEERLTCDYQGDDMQIGFNSRFLTEMLNNLNADDVQLEMSMPNRAGILTPVDGLDEGEQVTMLVMPVMLNN
- a CDS encoding SAM-dependent chlorinase/fluorinase; translated protein: MAIITLTTDFGQKDHFAAATKGAIYSELPDAKIVDISHAVSPFNIPEAAYIIQNAYGSFPKGTIHIIGIDSELNPENKHIAIKLDDHYFVCANNGIMSMICSEIAPQKIVEINIHDRVQTSFPVLDVFVKVACHIARGGTLEVIGKAIDNIKPIKNIVPYVNDTKTQIIGSVIYVDNYGNVITNIKKNFFETIQKGRNFEILARNYRFKKIYDKYSGIVNFEIPENKRHDEGRKLVVFNSGGFLEIALYKSNNSTVGSASSLLGLKPMDAVSVSFMPDPVVPQGVEAIQNITKAADY
- a CDS encoding PhoH family protein, with the translated sequence MNEIILELEEITPKEFFGAQNANIELLKKYFPKLKIVARGNKIKAFGDEELLEEFDRRMTMLFKHYGKYNKIDENTIERVLTSQSSDDYSTSEKSGEVIVHGVGGRLIKAQTANQRKLVESIRKNDMVFAIGPAGTGKTYTGVALAVQALKNKEVKRIILTRPAVEAGENLGFLPGDLKEKLDPYMQPLYDALRDMIAPEKLAHYIENGTIQIAPLAFMRGRTLDNAFVILDEGQNTTHAQMKMFLTRMGKNAKFLLTGDPGQIDLPRRTISGLKEALLILKNVEGVGMIFLDDKDVIRHSLVKKVIEAYKSIENRD
- the gldF gene encoding gliding motility-associated ABC transporter permease subunit GldF, which gives rise to MFAILKKEINSFFASPIGYLVIAIFLVLNGLFLWLFKGEFNILNYGFADLSAFFLLSPWILLFLIPAVTMRCFSDEKKQGTLELLLTKPISVFHMVLGKYFGAFILIIIALMPTLLYVYTVYQLGNPVGNLDMGSTIGSYFGLLFLVAAYTSIGVFTSTLSDNQIVAFILAVFICFIFYIGMEGVADFTSSNFIEQLGMNAHYKSMSRGVLDTRDIVYFLSITLFFLMLTKLKLNTERK
- a CDS encoding phosphoribosylaminoimidazolesuccinocarboxamide synthase is translated as MSNTIIDTNFNFPKQKNVYKGKVREVYNINDEQLVMIATDRLSAFDVVMPKGIPYKGQILNQIATKMMAATEDLVPNWLTATPDPNVAVGHLCEPFKVEMVIRGYMSGHAAREYKAGKRLLCGVPMPEGMKENDAFPEPIITPATKAEMGDHDEDISREDILKRGIVSEEDYLVLEDYTRKLFQRGTEIAASRGLILVDTKYEFGKTKDGKIVLIDEIHTPDSSRYFYAEGYEERQEKGEPQKQLSKEFVRQWLISNNFQGLEGQTVPHMSDEYIQSVSDRYIELYENITGETFVKADVSDIQSRIEANVLEYLK
- a CDS encoding antibiotic biosynthesis monooxygenase family protein; amino-acid sequence: MLVRIVKMGFYKQNIEIFLDNFENTKREIRAFEGCTFLELYRDKTNPTIFFTYSYWESEEALNNYKKSELFKRVWGKIKPLFSIRPEAWSADKLETLD
- the gldG gene encoding gliding motility-associated ABC transporter substrate-binding protein GldG; this encodes MNKLTKHIALLIVALAAINLLSSKLYKRFDLTADKRYTLSESAIDIIEDIDSPIVVDVFLEGNDFPSEFRRLQNETQQLLEEFQAKNSNIVFSFINPLEDETTRERNIQQLTQRGLTPMQLSVQESGKSSQAVIFPWALASYNEQTVTIPLVKNKIGASQQELVSNSVQHLEYAFADGFSKLTKPKRRKIAILKGNEQLEDKYIADFAKKLGEYYFIAPFTLDSVASNPQKTLKDIEAFDLVISAKPTEAFTEEEKLVLDQYTMNGGKSLWLIDAVVMEKDSLYNASGKNYAVARDLNLTDFFFKYGVRINPVMVSSLFSAPITVAMGSGSESQFQHLKWPYSPLAGSYNNHPIVNNLNLVKFDFANQIDTLKNNVEKTILLESAPVSTLEGTPREVNLDIVTKAQDPERFNQGNQSLAVLLEGEFHSVYENRIKPFQLSEVKNISAPTKMIVIADGDLIKNDVVRNVPQELGFDRWTGQTYGNKEFLLNAVNYLLDDNGLINIRSKEIAVAFLNQQKIADQKTMWQLVNIVLPLVLLSLFGLGFNYFRKKKYSA
- a CDS encoding universal stress protein; translation: MKRVLLPTDFSENSVSAINYAMALLKSESCEFYILNVQKASSYITDDMMIVSPSSTVYKTLIESAKKSVDNLISDLKTNFSNPNHSFNGLVDYDNFADAINQVSDTNDIDFIIMGTKGTSGIEKMIFGSNTVRVMQHCDVPVLAIPKHCSYSSLNSLAFLINNLKALQPKSLKVLNYLLEKNDAKLKLLSTGTLSEQEALQTLASNFIKSHFPLAEHEFLAASGNNLYEVVHDYIETHSVKLLCIVSKHHSFLEQLFSNEPIENLAFKMNLPFLVMHNED